The following proteins are encoded in a genomic region of Kosakonia oryzae:
- a CDS encoding alpha-amylase family protein → MRSDWYKNAVIYQIDTPFFLDGNGDGCGDLQGIRRRLDYIRGLGATGVWLTPFYLTPFLDGGYDVQDHLQIDPRFGDIADMVLLLEEAEELGIHVIIELVLQHTSDQHVWFQSARQDKHSPYRDYYIWADEPPEEDDDPMFPGVEESVWSWDEAAQQYYRHMFYRHEPDLNLQCPQVIKEIERIIVFWLRLGVSGFRLDAASHMVKQAGGGDADKGYWLLNHLRDFVMLRRPETILLGEVDVAVDEYADYFGDNDRLHMLLSFNINKHFFLALARQDATPLADALRELPAPPLRACFANWLRNHDELDLDGLSDEEKEEVMAAFAPDEEMRVYQRGIRRRLAPMLQGDTAWIAMAHAVLFSLPGTPVMRYGDEIGMGDDLRLPERQAVRTPMQWSGTHAAGFSTADVDRLLVSPIDSGPFRYQKINVGAGQLQANSLLRRVSDMARTRLGLKEIGSGNYQVLDTGNPAVLGLFYQVDGESLLMLVNFCRQSVTANLHAFRDVELTECLADRAYSATDCTRHPRDIELAGYGYRWFGVVKTRDLSDDA, encoded by the coding sequence ATGCGAAGTGACTGGTATAAAAATGCTGTTATCTACCAAATTGATACCCCTTTTTTTCTGGACGGGAACGGCGATGGTTGCGGTGATTTGCAGGGCATTCGCCGCCGCCTGGATTACATTCGCGGCCTCGGCGCGACGGGCGTCTGGTTAACGCCATTTTATCTCACCCCGTTTCTTGATGGCGGTTACGATGTGCAGGATCACCTGCAAATTGACCCGCGTTTTGGCGATATCGCCGATATGGTCTTACTGCTGGAAGAGGCGGAAGAACTGGGGATCCATGTCATCATTGAGCTTGTCTTGCAACATACCTCCGATCAGCATGTCTGGTTTCAGTCGGCCCGGCAGGATAAACACTCCCCGTATCGCGACTACTACATTTGGGCTGATGAACCGCCAGAAGAGGATGATGATCCGATGTTTCCCGGCGTCGAAGAGAGCGTCTGGAGCTGGGATGAGGCTGCGCAGCAGTATTACCGGCACATGTTTTATCGCCACGAGCCCGATTTGAATCTTCAGTGCCCGCAGGTGATTAAAGAGATCGAACGCATTATCGTTTTCTGGCTGCGGCTTGGCGTTTCTGGTTTCCGCCTTGATGCGGCATCGCACATGGTGAAACAGGCCGGTGGCGGCGATGCTGATAAAGGTTACTGGTTGCTGAACCATCTGCGTGATTTTGTCATGTTGCGCAGGCCCGAAACCATTCTGCTGGGGGAAGTGGATGTCGCTGTTGATGAGTATGCCGACTACTTCGGCGACAACGATCGGCTGCATATGCTGCTGAGTTTCAATATCAATAAACACTTCTTCCTGGCGCTCGCCCGGCAGGATGCCACGCCGCTGGCGGATGCGTTACGTGAACTCCCTGCGCCGCCGCTACGCGCCTGTTTCGCCAACTGGCTGCGTAACCATGATGAACTGGATCTCGACGGTTTGAGCGATGAAGAGAAAGAGGAGGTGATGGCGGCATTTGCGCCAGATGAGGAGATGAGAGTTTATCAACGCGGTATCCGGCGGCGGTTGGCGCCGATGCTGCAAGGCGATACAGCGTGGATTGCGATGGCGCATGCGGTGCTCTTTTCGCTTCCCGGCACGCCGGTGATGCGCTATGGCGATGAGATCGGCATGGGGGATGATTTGCGTTTGCCGGAACGCCAGGCTGTCCGTACGCCGATGCAGTGGTCCGGCACGCATGCTGCCGGTTTTTCAACGGCTGATGTCGATCGTTTATTGGTTTCGCCGATCGATAGCGGTCCTTTTCGCTATCAAAAAATCAATGTCGGTGCCGGGCAGTTGCAGGCCAACTCGTTGCTGCGACGCGTCAGCGATATGGCGCGCACCCGGCTGGGGTTAAAGGAGATCGGCTCGGGCAATTATCAGGTGCTGGATACCGGTAATCCCGCTGTACTGGGGTTGTTTTATCAGGTGGATGGGGAGAGCCTGCTGATGCTGGTGAATTTTTGCCGCCAGAGTGTGACGGCAAATCTCCACGCATTCCGCGATGTTGAACTAACAGAATGCCTGGCTGACAGAGCCTATTCAGCAACGGACTGTACGCGTCATCCGCGCGATATTGAACTGGCCGGGTATGGTTACCGCTGGTTCGGCGTGGTGAAAACCAGGGATCTCAGCGACGACGCATAA
- a CDS encoding DUF2569 domain-containing protein, whose amino-acid sequence MTTTPAERIGGWLLGPLAWLLLTLLSTSLALMFYATALLTPQTVAALGAQTLKENVLWFVSFAFAIAIWYYTFWLVVAFFKRRRSVPKHYIIWSLICVLLSLKAFAFSPVSDDLAVRQLLFPLLAAALMVPYFKRSQRVKKTFVNP is encoded by the coding sequence ATGACGACAACGCCTGCAGAACGAATCGGAGGCTGGTTACTTGGCCCTCTGGCCTGGTTACTGCTCACGTTATTAAGTACTTCTCTGGCATTAATGTTCTATGCCACCGCGCTATTAACGCCACAGACGGTCGCGGCGCTCGGCGCGCAAACACTGAAAGAAAATGTTCTGTGGTTCGTTTCATTCGCCTTCGCTATCGCCATCTGGTATTACACGTTCTGGTTGGTGGTCGCCTTTTTTAAGCGCCGTCGCAGCGTACCCAAACACTATATAATCTGGTCGTTAATTTGCGTCCTGCTGTCGCTGAAAGCATTCGCTTTCTCCCCCGTTTCCGACGATCTGGCGGTGCGGCAGCTTCTGTTCCCACTGCTTGCCGCTGCGTTGATGGTGCCTTACTTCAAGCGTTCTCAACGCGTGAAGAAGACATTTGTTAATCCGTAA
- a CDS encoding oxidoreductase has translation MSDKIRVGLVGYGYASKTFHAPLIAGTPGMELAAISSSDESKVKVDWPTVPVVSEPKHLFNDPQIDLIVIPTPNDTHFPLAKAALEAGKHVVVDKPFTVTLSQARELDALARSLGRVLSVFHNRRWDSDFLTLKALLADGALGEVAYFESHFDRFRPQVRNRWREQGGPGSGIWYDLGPHLLDQAVNLFGLPVSLMVDLAQLRPGAQSTDYFHAVLTYPQRRVVLHGTLLAAAESARYIVHGSRGSYVKYGLDPQEECLKNGARLPQADWGYDMRDGVLTRAEGEDRREESWLTVPGNYPAYYAAIRDALNGVGENPVPASQAIQIMELIELGIESAKHRATLSLT, from the coding sequence ATGAGTGATAAGATCCGTGTTGGCTTAGTCGGTTATGGCTATGCCAGTAAAACATTCCACGCGCCGCTGATCGCCGGAACGCCGGGAATGGAACTGGCGGCTATTTCCAGCAGTGATGAATCAAAAGTCAAAGTCGACTGGCCAACCGTGCCGGTTGTCTCTGAGCCGAAACATCTGTTCAACGATCCGCAAATCGATTTAATTGTGATCCCCACGCCCAACGATACCCACTTTCCGCTGGCCAAAGCGGCGCTGGAAGCCGGTAAACATGTGGTTGTGGATAAACCCTTCACTGTGACACTGTCACAAGCGCGTGAGCTGGATGCGCTGGCGCGTAGTCTGGGGCGCGTATTGTCTGTATTCCACAATCGGCGCTGGGACAGTGATTTTTTGACGTTAAAAGCGCTACTGGCGGACGGCGCGCTGGGCGAGGTGGCCTATTTTGAATCCCATTTTGACCGTTTTCGTCCGCAGGTACGCAACCGCTGGCGCGAACAGGGTGGCCCGGGCAGCGGCATCTGGTACGATTTAGGTCCACATCTTCTCGATCAGGCGGTTAATTTATTCGGTCTGCCGGTATCGCTGATGGTCGATCTGGCGCAGTTGCGGCCTGGCGCACAATCAACGGACTACTTTCATGCCGTACTGACGTATCCGCAACGTCGGGTTGTGCTGCATGGCACGTTGCTGGCGGCGGCGGAATCGGCACGCTACATTGTGCACGGCAGCCGTGGTAGCTATGTGAAATATGGTCTGGATCCGCAGGAAGAATGCCTGAAAAATGGCGCGCGTTTGCCGCAGGCTGACTGGGGCTACGATATGCGCGACGGCGTGTTGACGCGTGCGGAAGGTGAAGATCGCAGGGAAGAGAGCTGGCTGACCGTGCCGGGCAACTACCCGGCCTATTATGCTGCGATTCGCGATGCGCTTAACGGCGTCGGTGAAAATCCGGTTCCGGCCAGCCAGGCGATTCAGATTATGGAGTTAATCGAACTGGGGATTGAGTCCGCAAAACATCGCGCCACCCTGAGCCTGACCTGA
- the blr gene encoding division septum protein Blr — translation MAGIINRIIELMGWVVLGVSTVLLVFASHIDNYQPPEQSIVAQKK, via the coding sequence ATGGCCGGAATAATCAATCGGATCATTGAACTAATGGGGTGGGTGGTGCTCGGCGTATCGACCGTTCTTTTGGTTTTCGCCAGCCATATTGATAATTATCAGCCCCCGGAACAGAGTATTGTGGCGCAAAAAAAATAA
- a CDS encoding YdgA family protein has product MKKTLVAAGIIVALGVVWTGGAWYTGKQLESRLAELVNDANAQIKHNAPEANVELSAQDYQRGLFSSHFTLHIKPVDGTTNTWLKPGQNIVLQETVDHGPFPLAQLKSFSLAPAMASVHTQLVNNDVTKALFDIAKGESPFYAETRIGYGGDTRSDITLLPLSSEKEGEKVAFSGGQFRFSADKDGNALSLSGEAQSGLVDAVNEYGQRVQLSFNQLKTDGKSEIAAFDERTGSQKLSLDKLSISVENKELAVLEGMNLTAKSDVADDKKNINSQLDYTLNSLKVQGQDLGSGNLTLKVGQIDGQAWHQFSEQYNAQTRALMAQPEVVQNPELYQQKATEAFLNAVPLLLKGEPVITVAPLSWKNAKGEATFNLSLFLKDPSTATGAPQTLADEVDRTVKSLDGKLVIPVDMATELMTQVAKLEGYQQDEAAKLANQQVKGLAAMGQMFRITTLENNNILTSLQYANGQVTLNGEKMPLDEFVGMFGLPSLQPAQPDDAVPPVPEVPAAPQQ; this is encoded by the coding sequence TGGCAGAGCTCGTGAACGACGCCAATGCGCAGATTAAGCACAACGCGCCGGAGGCCAACGTCGAGCTTTCCGCGCAGGATTATCAGCGCGGCCTCTTCTCCAGCCATTTTACGCTGCATATCAAGCCAGTTGATGGCACCACCAATACCTGGCTGAAACCGGGCCAGAACATTGTTCTGCAAGAAACCGTCGATCACGGCCCTTTCCCGCTGGCGCAGCTTAAGTCGTTCAGCCTGGCCCCGGCAATGGCCTCCGTACATACGCAACTGGTTAATAACGATGTCACCAAAGCGCTGTTCGACATCGCCAAAGGGGAATCGCCGTTTTATGCCGAAACCCGCATTGGCTACGGCGGCGATACGCGCAGCGATATTACTCTGCTCCCGCTCAGCTCAGAAAAAGAGGGCGAGAAAGTCGCCTTCAGCGGCGGCCAGTTCCGTTTCAGCGCGGATAAAGATGGCAACGCGCTCTCCCTGAGCGGAGAGGCGCAGAGCGGGCTGGTTGATGCGGTGAATGAGTACGGCCAGCGCGTGCAACTGTCATTTAACCAACTGAAAACCGACGGCAAAAGCGAAATCGCGGCTTTTGATGAGCGCACCGGCAGCCAGAAACTCTCGCTCGATAAGCTCTCTATTTCGGTGGAAAACAAAGAGCTGGCCGTGCTGGAAGGCATGAACTTAACGGCCAAATCCGACGTGGCGGATGACAAGAAAAACATCAACAGCCAGCTCGATTACACCCTTAACAGCCTGAAAGTTCAGGGCCAGGATCTGGGCAGCGGCAACCTGACGCTAAAAGTGGGCCAGATCGACGGCCAGGCGTGGCATCAGTTCAGCGAGCAGTACAATGCGCAGACGCGCGCGCTGATGGCGCAGCCGGAAGTGGTGCAAAACCCGGAACTCTACCAGCAAAAAGCGACGGAAGCCTTCCTCAATGCCGTACCGTTGCTGCTGAAAGGTGAACCGGTGATTACCGTTGCGCCGTTAAGCTGGAAAAATGCCAAAGGCGAAGCCACCTTCAATCTGTCACTGTTCCTGAAAGATCCCTCCACTGCTACCGGCGCGCCGCAAACGCTGGCCGACGAAGTGGATCGCACGGTGAAATCGCTGGATGGCAAACTGGTGATCCCTGTGGACATGGCGACTGAACTGATGACCCAGGTCGCGAAACTGGAAGGTTATCAGCAGGACGAAGCCGCGAAACTGGCTAACCAGCAAGTTAAAGGGCTGGCGGCGATGGGCCAGATGTTCCGTATCACCACGCTTGAGAACAACAATATTCTCACCAGCCTGCAATACGCGAACGGTCAGGTGACGCTGAATGGCGAAAAAATGCCGCTCGACGAGTTTGTCGGTATGTTTGGTCTGCCGTCGCTTCAGCCTGCGCAGCCGGACGACGCCGTTCCTCCGGTGCCGGAAGTACCAGCAGCGCCGCAGCAGTAA
- the ydgT gene encoding transcription modulator YdgT, whose amino-acid sequence MTVQDYLLKFRKISSLESLEKLFDHLNYTLTDTAEIINMYRAADHRRAELVSGGRLFDIGCVPRSVWRYVQ is encoded by the coding sequence ATGACCGTTCAGGACTATTTATTAAAATTCCGCAAAATCAGTTCGCTCGAAAGTCTGGAAAAATTGTTTGACCACCTCAACTACACGCTTACCGATACCGCCGAAATCATCAACATGTACCGCGCCGCCGATCACCGCCGCGCTGAGCTGGTCTCTGGCGGCCGCTTGTTTGACATTGGGTGCGTTCCGCGCTCTGTCTGGCGCTACGTGCAGTAA
- a CDS encoding biofilm development regulator YmgB/AriR family protein translates to MQTTTTEEQLNAYFGADVRTYEAEKEIIHDIMHNLRLNNIEVSNKHLILALIGLLETEDDVVRQDIYRNALELVVQKTPDDL, encoded by the coding sequence ATGCAGACGACAACCACAGAAGAGCAACTTAATGCGTATTTCGGAGCAGATGTACGCACTTATGAAGCGGAAAAGGAAATAATCCACGATATCATGCATAACCTGCGGTTAAATAATATAGAGGTCAGTAATAAGCATCTGATTCTGGCGCTCATCGGGCTGCTGGAAACAGAAGATGATGTGGTCAGACAGGATATCTATCGCAATGCATTAGAACTGGTCGTGCAGAAAACGCCCGACGATCTGTGA
- a CDS encoding SDR family oxidoreductase, with protein sequence MPVVVITGGTAGVGRATAEYFALRGYDVGVIARSPAGLQATVTALQTHGARAIGMSADVADSHQLQSAAEHIAAALGTPDVWVNCAMCTVLAPFNDTSDEEFRRVTDVTYLGYVYGTRQALRMMAARDRGVIIQVGSALAYRSIPLQAAYCGAKAAIRGFTDALRCELIHQRSAIQLTMVQLPGMNTPQFEWARNKLGKKARPVAPVFQPEMAARAIYRASQRRVREVWLGSSSIQSIAGNMLFPALFDRLLAKKAWSGQTEEQPLSATADYLDAPVDGLHHARGRFSDEAKTHTLSASADLPGKVVITLLGLLALGRFMRRR encoded by the coding sequence ATGCCAGTAGTGGTGATTACCGGAGGAACAGCAGGTGTGGGGCGCGCCACGGCGGAATATTTTGCGCTGCGAGGTTATGACGTTGGCGTGATTGCGCGCAGCCCGGCCGGGTTGCAGGCCACGGTTACTGCGCTGCAAACCCATGGTGCGCGGGCGATCGGCATGAGTGCCGACGTTGCCGATAGCCATCAGTTACAGAGCGCCGCCGAGCACATTGCCGCGGCACTTGGAACGCCCGATGTCTGGGTCAACTGTGCGATGTGTACGGTGCTGGCACCGTTTAATGACACCAGTGACGAGGAGTTTCGCCGCGTCACGGACGTCACCTATTTGGGCTATGTATATGGAACGCGGCAGGCGCTACGCATGATGGCTGCCCGCGATCGCGGTGTGATTATTCAGGTGGGTTCAGCCTTAGCCTACCGCTCCATTCCCTTACAGGCGGCTTATTGCGGTGCGAAAGCCGCCATTCGTGGTTTTACGGATGCGCTACGCTGTGAATTGATCCACCAGCGCAGCGCCATACAGCTAACAATGGTGCAATTACCGGGAATGAATACACCGCAGTTTGAGTGGGCGCGCAATAAACTGGGTAAAAAAGCCCGTCCGGTGGCACCCGTTTTCCAGCCGGAGATGGCCGCCCGCGCCATCTATCGGGCCAGCCAGCGGCGCGTACGCGAAGTCTGGCTGGGCAGTTCCAGCATTCAGTCCATTGCCGGGAATATGCTTTTCCCCGCCCTTTTTGATCGTTTGCTGGCGAAAAAAGCCTGGAGCGGCCAGACGGAAGAACAACCGCTATCGGCAACCGCCGATTACCTGGACGCGCCGGTTGATGGCCTGCACCATGCGCGCGGCCGCTTTAGCGATGAGGCCAAAACGCATACGCTGAGCGCCAGCGCCGATCTGCCCGGCAAAGTGGTCATTACCCTGCTCGGGCTGCTGGCGTTAGGGCGTTTTATGCGTCGTCGCTGA
- the malX gene encoding maltose/glucose-specific PTS transporter subunit IIBC, whose protein sequence is MTVKTAQKITLWEFFQQLGKTFMLPVALLSFCGIMLGIGSSLSSRDVITLLPWLGHPLLQAVFIWMSKIGAFAFTFLPVMFCIAIPLGLAREDKGVAAFSGFVGYAVMNLAVNFWLTAKGILPTSDAALLKAHNVQNVLGIPSIDTGILGAVIAGVIIWRLHERFHTLRLPDALAFFGGTRSVPIVTSLVMGMIGLVIPLVWPWFALGISGLGYIIDRAGEFGPMIFGTGERLLLPFGLQHILVALIRFTEAGGTMDVCGQTVSGALTIFQAQLGCAETHGFAESATRFLSQGKMPAFLGGLPGAALAMYHCARPENRHKIKGLIISGVIACVVGGTTEPLEFLFLFVAPALYVLHALLTGLGFTVMAVLGVTIGNTDGNIIDFIVFGILHGMATKWYLVPVVAAVWFVTYYALFRFAITRFNLKTPGRDIDTTSEETSATTSAQGQSGYNVPALLNALGGAENIDSLDNCITRLRLVVKDMSRVDEAALKANRAIGVIKVNQHNLQVVIGTQVQSVKDEMVQLMRAPQAVAQTEAG, encoded by the coding sequence ATGACGGTAAAAACCGCCCAGAAAATAACGTTGTGGGAATTTTTTCAGCAATTAGGCAAGACATTCATGTTGCCGGTCGCCTTGCTCTCGTTTTGCGGGATCATGCTTGGCATCGGCAGTTCACTGAGCAGCCGCGATGTGATTACCCTTCTGCCGTGGCTCGGCCACCCGCTGTTACAGGCAGTGTTTATCTGGATGAGTAAAATCGGCGCATTTGCCTTTACCTTCCTGCCGGTGATGTTCTGTATCGCCATCCCGCTGGGGCTGGCGCGTGAAGATAAAGGCGTTGCGGCTTTCTCCGGCTTTGTCGGTTATGCGGTAATGAACCTGGCGGTCAATTTCTGGCTGACGGCAAAAGGGATTTTGCCCACCAGCGATGCGGCGCTTCTCAAAGCGCATAACGTGCAAAATGTACTGGGCATTCCCTCCATTGATACCGGCATTCTCGGCGCGGTGATTGCCGGGGTGATCATCTGGCGGCTGCATGAGCGCTTTCATACGTTGCGCCTGCCGGATGCGCTGGCCTTCTTCGGCGGTACGCGTTCGGTACCGATTGTCACCAGCCTTGTGATGGGCATGATTGGCCTGGTGATCCCGCTGGTCTGGCCGTGGTTTGCGCTGGGAATTAGCGGCCTTGGGTATATTATCGATCGCGCTGGCGAGTTCGGCCCGATGATCTTCGGCACCGGCGAGCGGCTGTTGCTCCCTTTCGGCCTGCAACACATTCTGGTCGCGCTGATTCGTTTTACCGAAGCGGGCGGCACCATGGATGTGTGCGGCCAGACGGTCAGCGGCGCGTTAACCATTTTCCAGGCGCAGCTTGGCTGCGCGGAAACCCACGGTTTTGCCGAGAGCGCGACGCGTTTTCTGTCGCAGGGTAAAATGCCGGCTTTCCTTGGCGGCTTACCGGGCGCAGCGCTGGCAATGTATCACTGTGCCAGACCGGAAAATCGTCATAAAATTAAAGGCTTAATTATTTCCGGCGTGATTGCCTGTGTGGTTGGCGGTACCACCGAGCCGCTGGAGTTCCTGTTCCTGTTTGTCGCCCCGGCGCTCTATGTGCTCCATGCCCTGTTAACCGGTCTTGGTTTTACCGTGATGGCGGTGCTTGGCGTAACTATTGGCAATACGGACGGCAATATCATCGACTTTATCGTTTTCGGCATTCTGCATGGCATGGCGACCAAATGGTATCTGGTGCCGGTCGTTGCCGCTGTATGGTTTGTGACGTATTACGCGCTGTTCCGTTTTGCTATCACCCGCTTCAACCTGAAAACACCGGGACGCGATATCGATACAACCAGCGAGGAGACCAGCGCAACAACAAGTGCGCAAGGGCAATCGGGCTATAATGTTCCGGCTCTGCTGAACGCACTCGGCGGCGCGGAGAATATCGATTCGCTGGACAACTGCATCACCCGTTTACGTCTGGTGGTGAAGGATATGTCGCGCGTGGATGAGGCAGCACTGAAAGCGAACCGGGCAATTGGCGTGATTAAAGTTAATCAACATAACCTGCAAGTGGTGATTGGTACGCAGGTTCAGTCGGTGAAAGATGAGATGGTGCAGTTAATGCGCGCGCCGCAGGCGGTAGCCCAGACGGAGGCAGGATAA
- the rsxA gene encoding electron transport complex subunit RsxA produces MTDYLLLFIGTVLVNNFVLVKFLGLCPFMGVSKKLESAMGMGLATTFVMTLASVCAWIIDTWVLIPLDLVYLRTLAFILIIAVVVQFTEMVVRKTSPALYRLLGIFLPLITTNCAVLGVALLNINLGHNFMQSALYGFAAAVGFSLVMVLFAAIRERLVVADVPAPFRGNAIALITAGLMSLAFMGFSGLVKL; encoded by the coding sequence ATGACAGATTATCTGCTGCTATTTATCGGGACGGTGCTGGTCAATAACTTCGTACTGGTGAAGTTTCTTGGCTTGTGTCCGTTTATGGGCGTTTCCAAAAAACTGGAAAGCGCCATGGGCATGGGTCTGGCGACCACCTTTGTGATGACGCTGGCGTCGGTGTGCGCCTGGATTATCGATACCTGGGTTCTGATTCCGCTGGATTTAGTCTATCTGCGCACGCTGGCGTTTATCCTGATTATCGCGGTCGTCGTGCAGTTCACCGAAATGGTGGTGCGCAAAACCAGCCCGGCGCTCTATCGCCTGCTGGGGATCTTCCTGCCGTTGATTACCACCAACTGCGCAGTGCTGGGCGTTGCGCTGCTGAATATCAACCTTGGTCATAATTTCATGCAATCGGCGTTATATGGCTTTGCCGCCGCCGTTGGCTTCTCTTTGGTGATGGTGCTGTTCGCTGCGATCCGCGAGCGTCTGGTGGTTGCCGATGTGCCCGCTCCTTTCCGCGGCAATGCGATTGCGTTAATCACTGCGGGCTTAATGTCTCTGGCCTTTATGGGCTTTAGTGGTCTGGTAAAACTGTAA
- the add gene encoding adenosine deaminase, with product MIDPNLPLTDIHRHLDGNIRAQTILDLGRQYNLPLPAQTLDALRPHVQVTSNEPDLVSFLAKLDWGVKVLASLDACRRVAYENMQDAALNGLHYVELRFSPGYMAMTHNLPVAGVVEAVIAGVREGSRDFNVQARLIGIMSRTFGEAACLQELEALLAHRDGITALDLAGDELGFPGSLFLPHFNRARDAGWRITVHAGEAAGPESIWQAIRELGAVRIGHGVKAIDDAALMDFLAEQRIGIESCLTSNIQTSTVPSLDRHPLKTFLEHGILASINTDDPAVQGVEIGHEYQVAAPAAGLSREQIRQAQINGLEMAFLSEQEKQALRERVANA from the coding sequence ATGATAGATCCAAACCTGCCACTAACTGACATCCATCGCCACCTCGACGGTAATATCCGCGCCCAAACTATTCTGGATCTTGGCCGCCAGTATAATTTACCCCTGCCCGCGCAAACGCTCGACGCGCTGCGTCCGCATGTGCAGGTCACTTCGAACGAACCCGATCTGGTCAGTTTTCTGGCGAAACTCGACTGGGGCGTGAAAGTGCTGGCTTCGCTGGATGCCTGCCGCCGTGTGGCGTACGAAAATATGCAGGATGCGGCCCTTAACGGCCTGCATTATGTCGAGCTGCGTTTCTCACCAGGCTACATGGCCATGACTCACAACCTGCCGGTTGCTGGCGTGGTGGAAGCGGTGATTGCTGGCGTGCGTGAAGGTAGCCGCGACTTCAACGTCCAGGCGCGGTTAATCGGTATTATGAGCCGCACCTTTGGTGAAGCCGCCTGTTTGCAGGAGCTGGAAGCCTTACTGGCACATCGCGACGGCATCACTGCGCTGGATCTGGCGGGCGATGAGCTCGGCTTCCCTGGCAGCCTGTTTCTGCCACACTTTAACCGCGCGCGGGATGCGGGCTGGCGCATTACCGTTCATGCAGGCGAAGCGGCCGGCCCGGAGAGCATCTGGCAGGCGATTCGCGAACTGGGTGCCGTGCGTATCGGCCACGGTGTCAAAGCGATCGACGATGCGGCGCTCATGGATTTCCTTGCGGAGCAGCGTATCGGCATCGAATCCTGCCTGACGTCGAATATTCAGACCAGTACCGTGCCTTCGCTCGATCGTCATCCACTCAAGACCTTCCTCGAACATGGCATTCTTGCCAGCATTAACACTGACGATCCGGCCGTGCAGGGTGTGGAGATTGGTCATGAATATCAGGTTGCGGCACCCGCAGCAGGACTAAGCCGCGAACAGATTCGCCAGGCGCAAATCAACGGGCTGGAGATGGCGTTCCTCAGTGAGCAAGAGAAACAGGCATTACGGGAGAGAGTGGCAAACGCCTGA
- a CDS encoding MalY/PatB family protein yields MTDTTSFDFATPIDRHGTWCTQWDYVADRFGHADLLPFTISDMDFATAPCVITAMQQRLAHGVLGYSRWKNDDFLGAIEHWLASRFNCPSDRETFVYGPSVIWMIAEQIRQWSQPGDGVVVHTPAYDAFYKAIAGNQRQMFSVPLERNDAGWYCDMARLEAVLRRPESKILLLCSPHNPTGKLWTREELETMAALCERHNVRVISDEIHMDMVWSQRPHIPWHTVARGPWALFTSASKSFNIPALTGAWGMIGDTTSRENWLEALKNSNGLSSPAVLSVVAHIAAYRQGAPWLDALRTYLRANLEYVASRLNQAFPSLNWQIPESTYLAWIDLRRLGVNDDDLQKALIEEQKVAIMRGDVYGAEGQGFIRLNAGCPRIKLERGVEGLIAALTSLM; encoded by the coding sequence ATGACGGACACGACCTCTTTCGATTTTGCCACCCCAATCGATCGCCACGGAACCTGGTGTACGCAGTGGGATTATGTTGCCGATCGTTTCGGCCACGCCGATTTGCTGCCTTTTACCATCTCCGATATGGATTTCGCCACGGCACCCTGCGTTATTACTGCCATGCAGCAACGGCTGGCGCACGGCGTGCTGGGCTATAGCCGCTGGAAAAACGACGATTTTCTCGGTGCGATTGAACACTGGCTGGCCAGCCGTTTTAACTGCCCTTCAGATCGGGAAACCTTTGTTTATGGCCCATCGGTGATCTGGATGATCGCCGAGCAAATTCGGCAATGGTCGCAGCCTGGCGATGGTGTGGTGGTACATACGCCCGCCTATGATGCGTTCTACAAAGCTATCGCCGGGAATCAGCGCCAGATGTTTTCCGTCCCTCTGGAGCGTAACGATGCCGGCTGGTACTGCGATATGGCGCGTCTGGAAGCGGTGTTAAGGCGTCCGGAAAGCAAAATTCTTCTCCTGTGCAGCCCGCACAATCCAACCGGCAAGCTCTGGACACGGGAAGAACTGGAAACCATGGCCGCACTGTGCGAGCGCCATAACGTCAGGGTGATCAGCGATGAAATCCATATGGATATGGTCTGGAGCCAGCGTCCACATATCCCATGGCATACCGTGGCGCGCGGCCCGTGGGCGCTGTTTACCTCGGCGTCGAAAAGCTTCAATATCCCGGCGCTGACCGGCGCATGGGGAATGATTGGTGATACAACCTCGCGTGAGAACTGGCTGGAGGCGCTGAAAAACAGTAATGGTCTCTCTTCACCGGCAGTGTTATCGGTGGTTGCGCATATTGCCGCTTACCGCCAGGGCGCGCCCTGGCTGGACGCTCTGCGAACGTATCTGCGCGCCAATCTGGAGTATGTCGCCAGCCGGTTAAATCAGGCGTTCCCGTCGCTTAACTGGCAGATCCCGGAATCAACCTATCTGGCATGGATCGATTTACGTCGCCTGGGGGTGAATGATGATGATCTGCAAAAAGCACTGATCGAGGAGCAAAAAGTCGCCATTATGCGCGGCGATGTTTACGGCGCGGAAGGCCAGGGTTTTATTCGTTTAAATGCCGGTTGCCCGCGAATAAAACTTGAGCGCGGCGTCGAAGGATTGATTGCCGCATTAACATCGCTAATGTGA